A single Denticeps clupeoides chromosome 7, fDenClu1.1, whole genome shotgun sequence DNA region contains:
- the plekhh3 gene encoding pleckstrin homology domain-containing family H member 3 isoform X1 yields the protein MPAQGLCWFACCRLGLRWLGSHYGQKEEEESLELRNKDELTCNGRGSLAAAVSQPTRSNGTFSPSSHSDEMRRPIIEKNMLPPEDDAEVVVKGWLYRELSCGWVKQRRFWFILTPDSLDYYSSPEPGGHRLSSLVLTSLCTILWPDKHTYRETGYWSLCVYGRKHCYRLFTKHFNEAVHWACAIQKVISSKAPVETPTQLLIRDIEENKFNPEVVEHIYQHNPILTYTQSPLYAPLLPFPYGSLEHTYVCGNGYAAVREEAVRMFNCLQQLESSTEPIPIMQGVLQTCLDLRPLRDEIYCQLIKQTSTHTQTQMQTQTQHLRYWQLLTCVSCTFLPNSSSILKYLHFHLKRVKGRCVDMEVESFAWFISQAVERTCCRECVPSWEEMEQLMRRQELLCVVHYPGAGSRTLRINSHTTATEVVKRMVESLGLQDSQNTFALFEQTACWEQVVGGSTIIADVLTRFQNLSSKDLSKWHLCFKLYCLLDTDSISVDSMEYLLLYEQCHELVVRGQLPIGENDLQSLAALRLQAQLGDFSPLSPCPALEQLYPQQSPTALPATAPGGPPGCHAFPGVFLTGALWRQKRQQEEQERARTRAKEEGVAIMAAIVEHWRGLAGYSRTQSITAYLNIARQWSGFGSTLYEVDFYVAGSLSRKLLLGVAASAISLYHHGETEAVESFPIDQICSYGVSDSRTFRITAGERDLLFQTSKLTEILQLMNAYFSASQRHLGKKENCIAKETHRKFPPPLLELPSHSV from the exons GGTTCTCTGGCCGCAGCCGTATCGCAGCCCACACGCTCCAATGGGACATTCAG TCCGTCATCTCACTCTGATGAGATGAGGAGACCCATCATAGAGAAGAACATGCTGCCTCCAGAGGATGATGCAGAGGTGGTCGTCAAAG GTTGGTTGTATAGAGAACTGTCCTGTGGGTGGGTGAAGCAGCGCCGGTTCTGGTTCATTTTGACCCCAGACTCTCTGGATTACTACAGCAGCCCTGAGCCTGGGGGCCACAGATTAAGCAGCTTGGTCCTCACCAGCCTCTGCACCATCCTGTGGCctgataaacacacatacagggagACAG GATActggagtttgtgtgtgtacggaAGAAAGCACTGCTACAGACTCTTCACCAAGCACTTCAATGAGGCAGTGCACTGGGCATGTGCCATTCAGAAAGTCATCAGCAGCAAAGCACCAGTGGAGACACCAACACAGCTACTCATACGGGATatagag GAAAATAAATTCAACCCTGAGGTGGTGGAACACATCTACCAGCATAACCCCATCCTCACATATACCCAGTCTCCTCTCTATGCCCCCCTACTGCCATTCCCCTATGGCAGCCTGGAGCATACCT ATGTGTGCGGTAACGGCTATGCTGCAGTGCGGGAGGAGGCGGTGCGGATGTTCAATTGTCTGCAGCAGCTGGAGTCATCCACAGAGCCCATCCCCATCATGCAAGGCGTCCTGCAGACCTGCCTGGACCTGCGGCCGCTGCGGGACGAGATCTACTGTCAGCTCATCAAACAgaccagcacacacacgcagacacagatGCAGACGCAGACGCAGCACCTCCGATACTGGCAGCTACTCACCTGTGTCAGCTGCACCTTCCTgcccaacagcagcagcatcctcAAGTACCTGCACTTTCACCTAAAGAG AGTGAAGGGCCGGTGTGTGGACATGGAGGTGGAGAGCTTCGCCTGGTTTATCAGTCAGGCAGTGGAGCGGACGTGCTGCAGGGAGTGTGTCCCCAGCTGGGAGGAGATGGAGCAGCTGATGCGGCGACAGGAGCTGCTGTGTGTGGTGCATTATCCCGGAGCCGGGAGCCGCACGCTGCGCATCAACTCTCACACAACCGCTACTGAG GTTGTGAAAAGGATGGTTGAGTCGTTGGGGCTGCAGGACAGTCAGAACACATTTGCCTTGTTTGAGCAGactgcatgctgggaacagGTGGTGGGGGGCAGCACCATCATAGCTGACGTGTTGACCAGATTCCAGAA TCTCTCATCTAAAGATCTGAGCAAGTGGCATCTCTGCTTTAAACTCTACTGCTTGCTGGACACAGACAGCATCTCTGTGGACAGTATGGAGTACCTCCTCCTTTACGAGCAG tgcCACGAGTTGGTTGTCCGCGGTCAGTTGCCGATCGGTGAGAATGACCTCCAGTCCCTGGCGGCACTACGCCTACAGGCGCAGCTGGGAGACTTCAGCCCGCTGTCCCCCTGTCCAGCACTAGAGCAGCTGTACCCACAACAATCGCCGACGGCCCTGCCGGCCACCGCGCCGGGTGGCCCGCCCGGCTGCCACGCCTTCCCCGGGGTGTTTCTGACAGGGGCCTTGTGGAGACAGAAGCGGcagcaggaagagcaggagCGAGCTCGGACCAGGGCGAAAGAGGAGGGTGTCGCCATCATGGCCGCCATTGTGGAGCACTGGAGGGGGTTGGCCGGGTACAGCCGCACCCAGAGCATCACCGCCTACCTTAACATTGCGCGACAGTGGTCTGGCTTTGGCTCCACCCTCTATGAAGTTGACTTCTACGTG GCTGGGAGTTTATCCCGGAAGCTCCTGCTAGGTGTGGCCGCCTCTGCCATCTCACTGTACCATCATGGAGAAACAGAAGCTGTGGAATCGTTTCCCATCGATCAGATCTGTTCCTACGGCGTCTCTGACAGCAGAACTTTCCGGATCACCGCCGGCGAGCGCGACCTGTTGTTCCAGACCAGCAAG CTGACTGAGATCTTGCAGCTGATGAACGCCTACTTCAGCGCCTCCCAACGCCACTTGGGCAAGAAAGAGAACTGCATCGCCAAGGAGACCCACCGCAAGTTCCCCCCACCACTGCTGGAGCTTCCTTCCCATTCAGTgtga
- the plekhh3 gene encoding pleckstrin homology domain-containing family H member 3 isoform X2 yields MRRPIIEKNMLPPEDDAEVVVKGWLYRELSCGWVKQRRFWFILTPDSLDYYSSPEPGGHRLSSLVLTSLCTILWPDKHTYRETGYWSLCVYGRKHCYRLFTKHFNEAVHWACAIQKVISSKAPVETPTQLLIRDIEENKFNPEVVEHIYQHNPILTYTQSPLYAPLLPFPYGSLEHTYVCGNGYAAVREEAVRMFNCLQQLESSTEPIPIMQGVLQTCLDLRPLRDEIYCQLIKQTSTHTQTQMQTQTQHLRYWQLLTCVSCTFLPNSSSILKYLHFHLKRVKGRCVDMEVESFAWFISQAVERTCCRECVPSWEEMEQLMRRQELLCVVHYPGAGSRTLRINSHTTATEVVKRMVESLGLQDSQNTFALFEQTACWEQVVGGSTIIADVLTRFQNLSSKDLSKWHLCFKLYCLLDTDSISVDSMEYLLLYEQCHELVVRGQLPIGENDLQSLAALRLQAQLGDFSPLSPCPALEQLYPQQSPTALPATAPGGPPGCHAFPGVFLTGALWRQKRQQEEQERARTRAKEEGVAIMAAIVEHWRGLAGYSRTQSITAYLNIARQWSGFGSTLYEVDFYVAGSLSRKLLLGVAASAISLYHHGETEAVESFPIDQICSYGVSDSRTFRITAGERDLLFQTSKLTEILQLMNAYFSASQRHLGKKENCIAKETHRKFPPPLLELPSHSV; encoded by the exons ATGAGGAGACCCATCATAGAGAAGAACATGCTGCCTCCAGAGGATGATGCAGAGGTGGTCGTCAAAG GTTGGTTGTATAGAGAACTGTCCTGTGGGTGGGTGAAGCAGCGCCGGTTCTGGTTCATTTTGACCCCAGACTCTCTGGATTACTACAGCAGCCCTGAGCCTGGGGGCCACAGATTAAGCAGCTTGGTCCTCACCAGCCTCTGCACCATCCTGTGGCctgataaacacacatacagggagACAG GATActggagtttgtgtgtgtacggaAGAAAGCACTGCTACAGACTCTTCACCAAGCACTTCAATGAGGCAGTGCACTGGGCATGTGCCATTCAGAAAGTCATCAGCAGCAAAGCACCAGTGGAGACACCAACACAGCTACTCATACGGGATatagag GAAAATAAATTCAACCCTGAGGTGGTGGAACACATCTACCAGCATAACCCCATCCTCACATATACCCAGTCTCCTCTCTATGCCCCCCTACTGCCATTCCCCTATGGCAGCCTGGAGCATACCT ATGTGTGCGGTAACGGCTATGCTGCAGTGCGGGAGGAGGCGGTGCGGATGTTCAATTGTCTGCAGCAGCTGGAGTCATCCACAGAGCCCATCCCCATCATGCAAGGCGTCCTGCAGACCTGCCTGGACCTGCGGCCGCTGCGGGACGAGATCTACTGTCAGCTCATCAAACAgaccagcacacacacgcagacacagatGCAGACGCAGACGCAGCACCTCCGATACTGGCAGCTACTCACCTGTGTCAGCTGCACCTTCCTgcccaacagcagcagcatcctcAAGTACCTGCACTTTCACCTAAAGAG AGTGAAGGGCCGGTGTGTGGACATGGAGGTGGAGAGCTTCGCCTGGTTTATCAGTCAGGCAGTGGAGCGGACGTGCTGCAGGGAGTGTGTCCCCAGCTGGGAGGAGATGGAGCAGCTGATGCGGCGACAGGAGCTGCTGTGTGTGGTGCATTATCCCGGAGCCGGGAGCCGCACGCTGCGCATCAACTCTCACACAACCGCTACTGAG GTTGTGAAAAGGATGGTTGAGTCGTTGGGGCTGCAGGACAGTCAGAACACATTTGCCTTGTTTGAGCAGactgcatgctgggaacagGTGGTGGGGGGCAGCACCATCATAGCTGACGTGTTGACCAGATTCCAGAA TCTCTCATCTAAAGATCTGAGCAAGTGGCATCTCTGCTTTAAACTCTACTGCTTGCTGGACACAGACAGCATCTCTGTGGACAGTATGGAGTACCTCCTCCTTTACGAGCAG tgcCACGAGTTGGTTGTCCGCGGTCAGTTGCCGATCGGTGAGAATGACCTCCAGTCCCTGGCGGCACTACGCCTACAGGCGCAGCTGGGAGACTTCAGCCCGCTGTCCCCCTGTCCAGCACTAGAGCAGCTGTACCCACAACAATCGCCGACGGCCCTGCCGGCCACCGCGCCGGGTGGCCCGCCCGGCTGCCACGCCTTCCCCGGGGTGTTTCTGACAGGGGCCTTGTGGAGACAGAAGCGGcagcaggaagagcaggagCGAGCTCGGACCAGGGCGAAAGAGGAGGGTGTCGCCATCATGGCCGCCATTGTGGAGCACTGGAGGGGGTTGGCCGGGTACAGCCGCACCCAGAGCATCACCGCCTACCTTAACATTGCGCGACAGTGGTCTGGCTTTGGCTCCACCCTCTATGAAGTTGACTTCTACGTG GCTGGGAGTTTATCCCGGAAGCTCCTGCTAGGTGTGGCCGCCTCTGCCATCTCACTGTACCATCATGGAGAAACAGAAGCTGTGGAATCGTTTCCCATCGATCAGATCTGTTCCTACGGCGTCTCTGACAGCAGAACTTTCCGGATCACCGCCGGCGAGCGCGACCTGTTGTTCCAGACCAGCAAG CTGACTGAGATCTTGCAGCTGATGAACGCCTACTTCAGCGCCTCCCAACGCCACTTGGGCAAGAAAGAGAACTGCATCGCCAAGGAGACCCACCGCAAGTTCCCCCCACCACTGCTGGAGCTTCCTTCCCATTCAGTgtga
- the tubg1 gene encoding tubulin gamma-1 chain: MPREIITLQLGQCGNQIGFEFWKQLCAEHGISPEGIVEEFATEGTDRKDVFFYQADDEHYIPRAVLLDLEPRVIHSILNSPYANLYNPENIYLSEHGGGAGNNWASGFSQGEKIHEDIFDIIDREADGSDSLEGFVLCHSIAGGTGSGLGSYLLERLNDRYPKKLVQTYSVFPNQDEMSDVVVQPYNSLLTLKRLTQNADCVVVLDNTALNRIATDRLHIQNPSFSQINQLVSTIMSASTTTLRYPGYMNNDLIGLIASLIPTPRLHFLMTGYTPLTTDQSVASVRKTTVLDVMRRLLQPKNVMVSTGRDRQTNHCYIAILNIIQGEVDPTQVHKSLQRIRERKLANFIPWGPASIQVALSRKSPYLPSAHRVSGLMMANHTSISSLFERTCRQYDKLRKREAFLEQFRKEDMFKDNFDELDNSREVVQQLVDEYSAATRPDYISWGTQEQ, encoded by the exons ATGCCGCGAGAGATCATCACGCTTCAGCTGGGACAGTGCGGAAATCAGA TTGGGTTCGAGTTCTGGAAGCAGCTGTGTGCGGAGCACGGCATCAGCCCGGAAGGGATTGTGGAGGAGTTCGCCACTGAAGGCACAGACAGAAAAGATGTCTTCTTCTATCag GCCGATGATGAGCATTACATCCCCCGAGCTGTTCTGTTGGACCTGGAGCCCAGGGTCATCCACTCCATTCTGAACTCTCCGTACGCCAACCTTTACAACCCAGAGAACATCTATCTCTCTGAGCATGGCGGTGGGGCCGGGAACAACTGGGCCAGTGGATTCTCACAG GGAGAGAAAATCCATGAAGACATTTTTGATATTATAGACAGGGAGGCAGATGGCAGTGACAGTCTGGAG GGGTTTGTATTGTGCCACTCGATTGCTGGGGGAACAGGTTCAGGCCTTGGATCCTACTTGCTGGAACGGCTCAATGACAG ATACCCTAAGAAGCTGGTGCAGACGTATTCTGTGTTTCCAAACCAGGATGAGATGAGTGATGTAGTGGTTCAGCCCTACAACTCTTTACTCACGCTGAAGAGGCTGACTCAGAATGCAGACTGCGTG GTGGTCTTGGATAACACTGCTCTGAACCGGATTGCCACAGACCGGCTACACATCCAGAACCCATCCTTCTCGCAGATAAACCAACTG GTCTCAACCATAATGTCAGCAAGCACAACAACCCTGCGTTACCCTGGATACATGAATAATGATCTGATTGGTCTGATCGCCTCTCTCATCCCCACACCACGCCTTCACTTTCTCATGACTGGCTATACTCCACTCACCACTGACCAATCA GTGGCCAGTGTGAGGAAGACAACAGTGCTGGATGTGATGAGGAGGTTGTTGCAGCCGAAGAATGTGATGGTGTCCACAGGCAGAGACCGGCAGACCAACCATTGCTATATTGCCATTCTCAACATCATACAGGGAGAGGTGGACCCAACACAG GTCCATAAGAGTCTACAGAGAATCAGGGAGAGGAAACTGGCAAATTTCATCCCGTGGGGTCCAGCCAGCATTCAAGTTGCTTTGTCACGGAAATCTCCATACCTACCTTCTGCGCACCGTGTCAGTGGACTTATGATGGCCAATCACACCAGTATCTCATCT TTGTTTGAGCGCACATGTCGACAGTATGATAAATTGAGGAAGCGTGAAGCTTTTCTGGAGCAGTTCCGGAAGGAAGACATGTTTAAGGATAACTTTGACGAGTTGGACAACTCTCGTGAAGTGGTGCAACAGCTCGTGGATGAGTACAGCGCAGCAACGCGGCCAGACTACATCTCCTGGGGCACACAGGAGCAGTGA